A section of the Larus michahellis chromosome 1, bLarMic1.1, whole genome shotgun sequence genome encodes:
- the HBP1 gene encoding HMG box-containing protein 1 isoform X1 has protein sequence MATGLSDTLEHPNMVWEVKTNQMPNAVQKLLLVVDKRTSGMNESLELLKCNENLPSSPGYASCDEHMELDDLPELQAVQTDSTPPALFQLGADVSHQERSRPSWSQHTSNSNSESAYSCENGVNWLTELANIATSPQSPLMQCSFYNRSSPVHIIATSKSLHSYARPPPGSSKNDPNFSKNDLDETPVRHERANSESESGIFCMSSLSDDDDLGWCHSWPPTVWHCFLKGSRLCFHKGRNKEWQDVEDFARSEGCGKEENLPASPYKGYGSDGLKLISHEESISFGESVLKLTFDPGTVEDGLLTVECRLDHPFYVKNKGWSSFYPSLTVVQHGIPCCEMHLGDLCLPPGHPDAINFDDSGVFDTFKSYDFTPMDSSAVYVLSSMARQRRASLSCGGSNNQDAERSESSSKNCAPTASSHLSSSSLYSKAGKSHSSGTASTVSATSPNKCKRPMNAFMLFAKKYRVEYTQMYPGKDNRAISVILGDRWKKMKNEERRMYTLEAKALAEEQKRLNPDCWKRKRTNSGSQQH, from the exons TCAGATACTTTGGAGCATCCTAACATGGTGTGGGAAGTGAAGACAAATCAAATGCCTAATGCAGTTCAGAAACTCCTCCTGGTAGTGGACAAGAGAACTTCCGGGATGAATGAGTCACTGGAGTTGCTGAAGTGTAATGAAAACCTGCCCTCTTCTCCTGGATATGCATCCTGTGATGAACACATGGAACTTG ATGATCTTCCTGAGCTACAGGCTGTGCAGACGGATTCTACCCCACCTGCACTTTTCCAGCTTGGTGCCGATGTTTCACATCAGGAACGTTCAAGGCCTTCATGGAGCCAACATACCTCAAACAGCAATTCAGAAAGTGCTTATTCTTGTGAGAATGGGGTGAACTGGTTGACAGAATTAGCAAATATAGCCACAAGTCCTCAGAGTCCTCTGATGCAGTGCTCTTTTTATAACAG ATCATCTCCTGTTCACATAATAGCTACAAGCAAAAGTTTACATTCCTATGCACGTCCTCCACCAGGATCCTCAAAGAATGATCCTAACTTCTCCAAGAATGATTTGGATGAAACACCAGTCAGACATGAAAGG gCGAATAGTGAATCAGAATCTGGCATTTTCTGCATGTCATCACTTTCAGATGATGATGATTTAGGATGGTGCCATTCCTGGCCCCCAACTGTTTGGCATTGTTTTCTAAAAG GCTCTCGTTTGTGCTTTCACAAAGGACGCAATAAAGAGTGGCAGGATGTTGAAGACTTTGCAAGATCTGAAGGctgtggaaaagaggaaaatctcCCAGCAAGTCCTTACAAG GGCTATGGTTCTGATGGTTTGAAGTTAATTTCTCATGAAGAAAGTATTTCCTTTGGTGAGTCAGTGCTGAAGTTGACTTTTGATCCTGGCACAGTGGAAGACGGCTTGCTTACAGTAGAATGCAGACTCGATCATccattttatgttaaaaataaag GTTGGTCATCTTTTTATCCAAGCTTGACTGTGGTACAGCATGGCATTCCATGCTGTGAAATGCATCTTGGAGATCTGTGTCTACCTCCTGGACACCCTGATGCCATTAACTTTGATGATTCAGGTGTTTTTGATACatttaaaag TTACGATTTTACACCAATGGATTCCTCTGCAGTTTATGTGCTAAGCAGCATGGCTCGCCAGCGTCGCGCTTCTCTGTCTTGTGGAGGATCGAACAATCAAGATGCTGAGAGATCAGAAAGCAGTAGTAAAAACTGTGCGCCTACTGCATCGTCACATCTTTCCTCCAGTTCTTTGTACAGTAAAGCTGGCAAAAGCCACAGCTCAGGGACTGCAAGTACTGTGAGTGCCACTTCTCCAAACAAGTGCAAAAGACCAATGAATGCCTTCATGCTTTTTGCCAAAAAATACAGAGTTGAATATACTCAGATGTATCCAGGGAAAGACAACAG agcCATAAGTGTGATACTCGGCGACAggtggaagaaaatgaaaaatgaagaaagacgGATGTACACGCTAGAAGCCAAGGCCTTGGCAGAAGAACAGAAACGTTTAAATCCTGACTGTTGGAAGCGAAAAAGAACAAATTCT gGCTCACAACAGCATTAA
- the HBP1 gene encoding HMG box-containing protein 1 isoform X2 gives MVWEVKTNQMPNAVQKLLLVVDKRTSGMNESLELLKCNENLPSSPGYASCDEHMELDDLPELQAVQTDSTPPALFQLGADVSHQERSRPSWSQHTSNSNSESAYSCENGVNWLTELANIATSPQSPLMQCSFYNRSSPVHIIATSKSLHSYARPPPGSSKNDPNFSKNDLDETPVRHERANSESESGIFCMSSLSDDDDLGWCHSWPPTVWHCFLKGSRLCFHKGRNKEWQDVEDFARSEGCGKEENLPASPYKGYGSDGLKLISHEESISFGESVLKLTFDPGTVEDGLLTVECRLDHPFYVKNKGWSSFYPSLTVVQHGIPCCEMHLGDLCLPPGHPDAINFDDSGVFDTFKSYDFTPMDSSAVYVLSSMARQRRASLSCGGSNNQDAERSESSSKNCAPTASSHLSSSSLYSKAGKSHSSGTASTVSATSPNKCKRPMNAFMLFAKKYRVEYTQMYPGKDNRAISVILGDRWKKMKNEERRMYTLEAKALAEEQKRLNPDCWKRKRTNSGSQQH, from the exons ATGGTGTGGGAAGTGAAGACAAATCAAATGCCTAATGCAGTTCAGAAACTCCTCCTGGTAGTGGACAAGAGAACTTCCGGGATGAATGAGTCACTGGAGTTGCTGAAGTGTAATGAAAACCTGCCCTCTTCTCCTGGATATGCATCCTGTGATGAACACATGGAACTTG ATGATCTTCCTGAGCTACAGGCTGTGCAGACGGATTCTACCCCACCTGCACTTTTCCAGCTTGGTGCCGATGTTTCACATCAGGAACGTTCAAGGCCTTCATGGAGCCAACATACCTCAAACAGCAATTCAGAAAGTGCTTATTCTTGTGAGAATGGGGTGAACTGGTTGACAGAATTAGCAAATATAGCCACAAGTCCTCAGAGTCCTCTGATGCAGTGCTCTTTTTATAACAG ATCATCTCCTGTTCACATAATAGCTACAAGCAAAAGTTTACATTCCTATGCACGTCCTCCACCAGGATCCTCAAAGAATGATCCTAACTTCTCCAAGAATGATTTGGATGAAACACCAGTCAGACATGAAAGG gCGAATAGTGAATCAGAATCTGGCATTTTCTGCATGTCATCACTTTCAGATGATGATGATTTAGGATGGTGCCATTCCTGGCCCCCAACTGTTTGGCATTGTTTTCTAAAAG GCTCTCGTTTGTGCTTTCACAAAGGACGCAATAAAGAGTGGCAGGATGTTGAAGACTTTGCAAGATCTGAAGGctgtggaaaagaggaaaatctcCCAGCAAGTCCTTACAAG GGCTATGGTTCTGATGGTTTGAAGTTAATTTCTCATGAAGAAAGTATTTCCTTTGGTGAGTCAGTGCTGAAGTTGACTTTTGATCCTGGCACAGTGGAAGACGGCTTGCTTACAGTAGAATGCAGACTCGATCATccattttatgttaaaaataaag GTTGGTCATCTTTTTATCCAAGCTTGACTGTGGTACAGCATGGCATTCCATGCTGTGAAATGCATCTTGGAGATCTGTGTCTACCTCCTGGACACCCTGATGCCATTAACTTTGATGATTCAGGTGTTTTTGATACatttaaaag TTACGATTTTACACCAATGGATTCCTCTGCAGTTTATGTGCTAAGCAGCATGGCTCGCCAGCGTCGCGCTTCTCTGTCTTGTGGAGGATCGAACAATCAAGATGCTGAGAGATCAGAAAGCAGTAGTAAAAACTGTGCGCCTACTGCATCGTCACATCTTTCCTCCAGTTCTTTGTACAGTAAAGCTGGCAAAAGCCACAGCTCAGGGACTGCAAGTACTGTGAGTGCCACTTCTCCAAACAAGTGCAAAAGACCAATGAATGCCTTCATGCTTTTTGCCAAAAAATACAGAGTTGAATATACTCAGATGTATCCAGGGAAAGACAACAG agcCATAAGTGTGATACTCGGCGACAggtggaagaaaatgaaaaatgaagaaagacgGATGTACACGCTAGAAGCCAAGGCCTTGGCAGAAGAACAGAAACGTTTAAATCCTGACTGTTGGAAGCGAAAAAGAACAAATTCT gGCTCACAACAGCATTAA